ttaagtgaccagatacagagaatgatttaccgcaaatatcacagggatatggcttctctcctgtatgagtacgtttatgtCTAGTGAGACCATCATTTTTAGAGAAtagatatggtttttctcctgtgtgaatacgtatgtggACAGTTAAACTAAACCTTTTAGAGAATGATTccccacaaatatcacagggatatggtttctcacctctATTAATACATTTGTGTTTAATAAGGTTACTTTCCAGAGCAAATGGTTtcttacacacaccacaatgGTATGACGATTTTTCAGTCACTTTCTGCATCtcttcaacaaaataataaatcaatcCTTTAAGTCTGTAACATTATCCATTGTTTCAATAGTTTTCTCTTCTCCCAgaacaatataaatttatttccttctttcactttttattgttcatttatttcaaatgttttaCAGCTATTTTCTCATCAACTCTGATTTTCATCCAAATTTAATTACAAGTAAGCAAATTCATCTTGTACATACTGCAGACTGTACAGTAGGGAAACGCTGCCATTAATCTCcgttcagaagaaatatttcagagTTTATATATTTGTCGCATGTAACGTTTTTctttggtctttaaaagataacagatgttgatgatgaatctGATGAAAGCAATTCTTTGATGTCACAGttgtctgatattctgaaataagagAGAAACAACAGCATAAGATACAAGAGGATATTTTAATAGCAGACATGCAACAGTGCAACTCTTACTACATGTCTACAGAGATAAATTCTAGAAGTAAACAACTgaacttttcttttcaatttcttattAAACTGCCTTTACTTTCGAAATGTGGAGtaatgaagaaggggaatattccatgcgttgtatgtctcgtttctctggggctttttctgttgtttacaaAGAAAGAtcgtttctatatttttgtttttgtttctcattgtgttcaacatttttttgatgtcctgtatccatatatgcatgtatatatacatatagatgtaggtatgtacatatatgtaggtatatatacatatagatgtaggtatgtacatatatgtaggtatatatgcatatatatgtaggtatgtacatatatgtaggtatatatgcatatatatgtaggtatgcatatatatatatgtatatatgcatatatat
The DNA window shown above is from Octopus sinensis linkage group LG30, ASM634580v1, whole genome shotgun sequence and carries:
- the LOC118768556 gene encoding early growth response protein 1-like isoform X1, whose protein sequence is MQKVTEKSSYHCGVCKKPFALESNLIKHKCINRGEKPYPCDICGKSFSVSGHLTKHKRTHTGEKPYHCNICGKSFSRNDGLTGHKRTHIG
- the LOC118768556 gene encoding early growth response protein 1-like isoform X2, translating into MQKVTEKSSYHCGVCKKPFALESNLIKHKCINRGEKPYPCDICGESFSKNDGLTRHKRTHTGEKPYHCDICGKSFSRNDGLTSHKRTHIG